One Coccinella septempunctata chromosome X, icCocSept1.1, whole genome shotgun sequence genomic window carries:
- the LOC123321773 gene encoding gamma-1-syntrophin, translating into MRINSTKMTTPIEEKVDQKLKVRTGMVSVSDGKSRPIPVRLHLSMEVLRLQKEELVPPEKPLTSKERMVQVHRQKIGGLGLSIKGGAEHKLPILISRIYKNQAAEQTGELFVGDAIIKVNGEYITACPHDDAVNILRNAGDLVVLTVKHYKAATPFLQKQEGKEQQDSSEEKEVLEKSLEVTNSSENKPLSLYSESEQEPLTRWIDVVTLPLMMAYVTRYIFGTDKLRPNSFEVRGLNGISTGIIHCDDTAILSQWLKYITDNIIGLTNLQMKLYNRNFIVSDKIEYMGWVNEGVLNNNQPWQNYKPRFFALKGTDLMLFDTPPLSTVDWGKCTLMFKVYQTMFRVIKDSENVDERQHCFLVQTSGQDSRYFSVETRQELLRIENAWHCSVVTAVMKLSNKTFTVSCNGKTAGLTLDWNLGFSLYEGDSKTPAWQYKFSQLRGSSDDGKSKLKLHFQDCETRAIETKELECSILQSLLFCMHAFLTAKVASVDPGFLCSMIP; encoded by the exons ATGAGGATCAATTCTACTAAAATGACTACACCTATAGAAGAAAAAGTGGACCAAAAACTAAAAGTGAGAACAGGAATGGTATCTGTCAGCGATGGTAAAAGTAGACCTATTCCAGTTAGACTGCATTTGTCCATGGAAGTTCTGAGGCTACAAAAAGAAGAACTTGTGCCTCCAGAGAAGCCTTTAACTTCAAAA GAGCGTATGGTACAAGTTCATAGACAGAAAATAGGCGGATTAGGTCTTAGTATCAAAGGAGGTGCTGAGCATAAACTTCCTATCTTAATTTCGAgaatatataaaaatcaagcAGCAGAACAGACTGGGGAATTATTTGTAGGGGATGCAATTATTAAAG TTAATGGTGAATACATTACTGCTTGTCCTCATGATGACGCTGTGAATATATTGAGAAATGCTGGGGATTTAGTTGTTCTCACTGTCAAACATTATAAAGCTGCTACACCATTTTTACAGAAACAAG AAGGAAAAGAGCAGCAAGACAGTAGTGAAGAAAAAGAGGTGTTAGAGAAAAGTCTTGAAGTTACAAACAGTTCAGAAAACAAACCTCTTTCgctatattctgaatcagagcAGGAACCATTAACACGATGGATAGATGTTGTAACTTTGCCTCTCATGATGGCATATGTAACTAGATATATTTTTGGAACTGATAAATTAAGACCAAATTCATTTGAGGTTAGAGGTCTGAACGGAATTAGTACTGGAATTATTCACTGTGATGATACAGCAATACTATCCCAATGGCTCAAATATATCACTGACAATATAATTGGACTCACAAATTTACAA ATGAAACTTTATAATAGGAACTTCATTGTATCAGACAAAATAGAATATATGGGATGGGTAAATGAAGGTGTACTTAACAATAATCAGCCTTGGCAGAATTATAAACCTAGATTTTTTGCTCTCAAAGGCACTGACTTGATGTTATTTGATACTCCACCA TTGAGTACAGTGGATTGGGGAAAATGTACATTAATGTTCAAAGTATATCAAACTATGTTCAGAGTCATCAAAGATTCAGAAAATGTTGATGAAAGACAACATTGTTTCCTTGTACAAACGTCTGGACAAGACTCAAGATATTTCTCTGTAGAAACAAGACAAGAACTGCTAAGAATAGAAAATGCTTGGCACTGCTCTGTTGTTACAGCTGTTATGAAGTTGAGT AATAAAACTTTCACAGTAAGCTGCAATGGAAAGACAGCTGGACTAACATTAGATTGGAATTTGGGATTTTCTCTTTATGAAGGTGACTCAAAAACTCCAGCTtggcaatataaattttcacaaTTAAGAGGTTCATCAGATGACGgtaaatcaaaattgaaattgcATTTTCAAGACTGTGAAACCAGAGCTATTGAAACTAAG GAATTAGAATGTTCTATACTTCAAAGTTTACTATTTTGCATGCATGCTTTTCTCACAGCTAAAGTTGCTTCAGTGGATCCTGGATTTTTGTGTTCAATGATACCGTAA
- the LOC123321789 gene encoding hydroxymethylglutaryl-CoA lyase, mitochondrial encodes MVRLSLPCSFLKILGKGKEMRTWNKDMPTAVKIVEVGPRDGLQNEPVNLPTEVKIDFINKLSETGLRAIEVTSFVSPKWIPQMADNTKVYTGILKKDNISYPVLVPNVVGLESALKAGVKEIAVFASASESFSRKNTNCSAQEGIDRIKKIVDVAKKHNLKIRGYISCVVGCPYDGFIKPLAVTKAVNALLELGCYEISLGDTIGVGTKKTIYNMIQDILNTTEPKNLAIHCHDTYGQALTNICTALELGVSVIDSSVSGLGGCPYAKGATGNVATEDLVYMLHGLEVNTGVDLKKLIAVGNFISTAINRPTASKVNAALYSRYFS; translated from the exons ATGGTGCGTTTATCTTTACCGTGtagttttctaaaaattttaggaaaaggGAAAGAGATGAGAACTTGGAATAAG GATATGCCAACTGCTGTGAAAATTGTGGAAGTCGGTCCAAGAGATGGTTTACAGAATGAACCAGTTAACTTACCAACAGAAGTAAAAATCGATTTTATAAACAAATTATCAGAAACGGGATTAAGGGCCATTGAAGTGACTAG CTTCGTTAGTCCGAAGTGGATTCCACAGATGGCGGATAATACCAAAGTATACACAGGAATTTTAAAAAAAGATAATATCAGTTACCCTGTCTTAGTACCTAATGTCGTTGGACTCGAATCAGCA CTAAAGGCAGGTGTTAAGGAAATAGCAGTATTTGCATCGGCTTCCGAGTCCTTCTCAAGAAAAAATACCAACTGTTCAGCACAGGAGGGTATAGAccggataaaaaaaattgttgatgtggcaaaaaaacataatttgaaAATCAGGGGTTACATATCGTGTGTGGTGGGTTGCCCTTACGATGGTTTCATAAAGCCTTTGGCTGTAACTAAAGCGGTGAATGCCTTGCTCGAGCTAGGCTGTTACGAAATATCTTTGGGGGACACTATAGGAGTTGGcacaaaaaaaactatttacAACATGATACAGGATATTTTGAATACTACAGAACCGAAAAATTTGGCTATTCATTGCCACGACACTTACGGGCAAGCCCTTACGAATATTTGTACCGCCCTTGAGTTAGGTGTATCTGTGATTGATTCTTCGGTTTCTGGTTTAGGTGGATGTCCATACGCAAAAGGGGCTACCGGAAACGTGGCTACAGAAGATTTGGTTTATATGCTTCATGGTTTGGAAGTGAATACTGGGGTAGATTTGAAAAAACTAATTGCGGttggaaatttcatttcaactgCTATTAACCGACCAACAGCTTCTAAAGTGAATGCAGCTTTATATTCTAGATATTTTTCGTGA